The following are encoded together in the candidate division KSB1 bacterium genome:
- the tnpB gene encoding IS66 family insertion sequence element accessory protein TnpB (TnpB, as the term is used for proteins encoded by IS66 family insertion elements, is considered an accessory protein, since TnpC, encoded by a neighboring gene, is a DDE family transposase.), with amino-acid sequence MIALSPGLRFYLYSHATDMRKSCDGLSGLVTQALSREPMSGDVHVFLNRRRDRMKLLLWDRTGFWLFYKCLEQGTFQLPDNFANHTSLELRYDELLLILEGIDLTSIKRRRRYARSSSSAAP; translated from the coding sequence ATGATCGCACTCTCTCCCGGCCTGAGATTTTATCTCTATTCCCATGCCACCGACATGCGCAAGAGCTGCGATGGGCTCTCGGGACTCGTGACTCAGGCACTGTCGCGCGAACCCATGAGTGGCGACGTCCACGTGTTTCTCAATCGCCGCCGTGACCGCATGAAACTCTTGCTCTGGGATCGCACCGGCTTCTGGCTCTTCTACAAGTGCCTGGAGCAGGGCACCTTTCAACTGCCCGACAATTTCGCCAACCACACCTCCCTGGAGTTGCGCTACGACGAGCTGCTGCTCATTCTCGAAGGCATCGATCTCACCTCGATCAAGCGCCGCCGGCGGTATGCTCGGTCATCCTCCTCTGCTGCGCCATAA
- a CDS encoding agmatine deiminase family protein has product MAKKELTFRRGTPAARGFHLPAEWERHEATWLGWPRNRSDWPGKFAPIPWVYGEIVRKLAPGERLHILVESKSHEATARRVLRAAGVEEERVRFFRFPTNRGWTRDSGPLFVRRPGETAIVNFGFNGWARYPDWQKDNAVPVRAARALGVRLFQARHQGRPFVLEGGSIEVNGRGTLLTTEECLLDSVTQVRNPGMSRAEIESMLRDHLGVTNILWLGRGIAGDDTHGHIDDLCRFVTPRTVVLASERDPDDPNYRPLQENRERLQDMRLEDGSSIEVVPLPLPEPLYFKGIRLPASYANFYFGNAAALVPTFNDPNDRLALGILAELITDRPVIGIHAVDLVWGFGTLHCLTQQQPAVE; this is encoded by the coding sequence ATGGCAAAAAAAGAGCTGACCTTTCGCCGTGGCACGCCGGCGGCCCGGGGCTTTCACCTGCCGGCGGAGTGGGAGCGGCACGAGGCCACCTGGCTGGGCTGGCCGCGCAACCGCAGTGATTGGCCGGGTAAATTCGCGCCCATTCCCTGGGTGTATGGCGAAATTGTCCGCAAACTGGCGCCGGGCGAGCGGCTGCACATTCTGGTTGAATCGAAAAGCCATGAGGCCACCGCCCGGCGGGTTTTGCGCGCTGCCGGTGTCGAGGAGGAGCGCGTGCGGTTTTTCCGCTTTCCCACCAATCGCGGCTGGACGCGCGACTCCGGCCCGCTGTTCGTGCGGCGTCCGGGCGAAACCGCCATCGTTAATTTCGGCTTCAATGGCTGGGCACGCTATCCGGACTGGCAAAAGGACAACGCGGTGCCGGTGCGCGCCGCCCGGGCGCTGGGCGTGCGCCTGTTTCAGGCACGACACCAGGGGCGGCCTTTCGTGCTGGAAGGCGGCAGCATCGAAGTCAACGGCCGCGGCACACTGCTGACAACGGAGGAATGCCTGCTCGATTCCGTGACGCAAGTGCGCAATCCCGGCATGAGCCGCGCCGAGATCGAAAGCATGCTGCGCGACCATCTCGGCGTGACCAACATCCTCTGGCTGGGCCGTGGCATTGCCGGCGACGACACCCACGGTCACATTGACGATCTCTGTCGCTTCGTGACCCCGCGCACCGTGGTGCTGGCGAGTGAACGCGATCCGGATGATCCCAACTATCGACCGCTGCAGGAAAATCGCGAGCGTCTGCAGGACATGCGCCTGGAGGATGGCAGCAGCATCGAAGTGGTGCCTCTCCCCCTGCCGGAACCGCTTTATTTTAAAGGGATCCGTTTGCCGGCGAGTTACGCCAATTTCTACTTCGGCAACGCCGCGGCTCTCGTCCCCACTTTCAATGATCCCAACGACCGGCTGGCGCTCGGCATTCTGGCGGAATTGATCACCGACCGGCCGGTGATCGGTATTCATGCGGTGGATTTGGTGTGGGGCTTCGGCACATTGCATTGTCTGACGCAACAGCAACCGGCGGTGGAATGA
- a CDS encoding carbon-nitrogen hydrolase, producing MSTPTAFTIGLVQMAMSRDADDNLARASQWITTAARQGAQVICLPELFRSQYFCQVEDASLFDLAEPVPGPTTAAMSRLAAALGVALVVPVFERRGPGLYHNSAAIIDANGEIVGLYRKMHIPDDPAYYEKFYFTPGDLGFQTFDTRPGRIGTLICWDQWYPEAARLTALRGASILFYPTAIGWHPHEKARYGAAQREAWRTVQRGHAIANGVYVAAANRIGHEPPASGTGAGIEFWGSSFLCDPQGVILAEAGEDREEIVLGTVDVRHLEEIRRNWPFLRDRRIEAYGELQARYLSEEAWQKKS from the coding sequence ATGTCCACACCCACTGCTTTCACGATCGGCCTGGTGCAAATGGCGATGAGCCGGGACGCCGATGACAATCTCGCACGTGCCAGCCAGTGGATCACCACCGCGGCGCGGCAGGGTGCGCAGGTCATCTGCCTGCCGGAGCTGTTTCGTTCGCAGTATTTCTGCCAGGTCGAAGACGCCAGCTTGTTCGATCTTGCCGAGCCGGTGCCCGGGCCCACCACCGCAGCCATGAGCCGGCTGGCCGCCGCGCTGGGGGTTGCACTGGTGGTGCCGGTGTTCGAACGCCGCGGCCCCGGCCTTTATCACAACAGTGCCGCCATCATCGATGCCAATGGCGAGATCGTCGGACTGTACCGCAAAATGCACATCCCCGATGATCCGGCTTATTACGAGAAGTTCTATTTCACGCCCGGCGATCTTGGTTTCCAGACTTTTGACACGCGGCCGGGCCGCATCGGCACGTTGATTTGCTGGGATCAGTGGTATCCCGAGGCGGCGCGGCTGACCGCCCTGCGCGGGGCCAGCATTCTCTTTTATCCCACCGCCATCGGCTGGCATCCGCACGAGAAGGCGCGCTATGGTGCGGCGCAACGCGAAGCGTGGCGTACGGTGCAGCGCGGCCACGCGATCGCCAACGGCGTCTATGTCGCCGCGGCCAATCGCATCGGGCATGAACCACCCGCGAGCGGCACGGGAGCCGGCATTGAGTTTTGGGGATCCTCGTTTCTCTGCGATCCACAAGGCGTGATCCTGGCGGAGGCCGGCGAAGATCGCGAGGAGATCGTACTCGGCACGGTGGATGTGCGCCATCTCGAGGAAATCCGCCGCAACTGGCCCTTTCTGCGTGATCGCCGCATCGAGGCCTATGGTGAGCTGCAGGCGCGTTATCTCAGCGAGGAGGCATGGCAAAAAAAGAGCTGA
- the pdxH gene encoding pyridoxamine 5'-phosphate oxidase, which translates to MSNALNHLRVEYARSRLEESQALADPFQQFHRWFAEALTADPQHANAMTLATSTTQGRPSARIVLLKDCDARGFVFYTNFHSRKARELEQNPRASLVFWWRELERQVRVEGQVEKVTASEADEYFQTRPRDSQLGAWASTQSEIIANRQVLEQRFQELAHEYEGRQVPRPPHWGGFRLVPEVFEFWQGRPSRLHDRLRYRRSSGGWLLERLAP; encoded by the coding sequence ATGAGCAACGCCCTGAACCATTTGCGTGTCGAGTATGCCCGGAGCCGGCTGGAGGAGAGCCAGGCTTTGGCGGATCCGTTTCAACAATTTCACCGCTGGTTCGCAGAGGCGCTGACGGCTGATCCGCAGCATGCCAATGCCATGACGCTTGCCACCAGCACGACGCAGGGCCGGCCTTCGGCACGCATAGTGTTGTTGAAAGATTGCGATGCCCGGGGCTTCGTGTTCTACACCAATTTTCACAGCCGCAAGGCCCGTGAGCTGGAGCAAAATCCCCGGGCGAGTCTGGTGTTTTGGTGGCGGGAATTGGAGCGGCAGGTGCGAGTGGAAGGGCAGGTGGAAAAAGTGACTGCGTCGGAAGCGGATGAATATTTCCAGACGCGGCCGCGCGACAGCCAGCTCGGGGCATGGGCTTCGACGCAAAGCGAAATCATTGCCAACCGCCAGGTGCTGGAGCAGCGTTTCCAGGAACTGGCGCACGAGTACGAAGGCCGGCAGGTGCCGCGCCCGCCCCACTGGGGCGGCTTTCGCCTGGTGCCCGAGGTGTTCGAATTCTGGCAGGGACGGCCGAGCCGTTTGCATGACCGGCTGCGCTATCGCCGCAGCAGCGGCGGCTGGTTGCTCGAGCGGCTTGCGCCCTGA
- a CDS encoding OsmC family protein, producing the protein MAARQALVKWVDGLRFVGKAYSNHSVVMDAAAEVGGGDAGLRPGEMVLLALAGCTGMDVVSLLKKMRVAFEAFEIAIDAEMAENYPKRFTKITVTYRVRGRDIPEDKLQRAIDLSRETYCSVSAQLRPGTELIYRYEILPPASST; encoded by the coding sequence ATGGCAGCGAGACAGGCTTTGGTCAAATGGGTTGATGGTTTGCGCTTTGTGGGAAAAGCCTATTCGAATCACTCAGTGGTGATGGACGCGGCGGCCGAGGTTGGCGGTGGGGATGCCGGGCTGCGGCCCGGGGAAATGGTTTTGCTGGCGCTTGCCGGCTGCACCGGCATGGACGTCGTGTCGCTGCTCAAGAAGATGCGGGTGGCATTCGAAGCCTTCGAAATCGCGATCGATGCCGAAATGGCGGAGAATTATCCCAAACGTTTTACCAAAATCACCGTGACCTATCGCGTGCGCGGCCGCGACATTCCCGAAGACAAGCTGCAGCGCGCCATCGATCTTTCCCGTGAAACCTATTGCTCGGTGAGCGCGCAATTGCGGCCCGGCACGGAGCTCATCTATCGGTACGAAATTCTGCCGCCGGCTTCATCGACTTGA
- the aroE gene encoding shikimate dehydrogenase — MSSPPSVRRLAVIGDPIAHSLSPLLQRHLIEHFGLPFRYEALRVTAAQLPGLVARLRNGELAGVNVTLPHKQAMVPLLDDLVAPAHRIAAVNTVVCERGLLLGHNTDVPGFARSLQAAGIAVRQETVLLLGAGGAAAAVLLALLEAGVDLIYISNRDASRPQRLLARLSPAGQAKVRLISWPQRLELLQLPAVTLVINATSAGMWPRVEISPVPADLLHAGLTVVDLVYNPVTTRLLREAHAAGARTLSGLPMLIYQGVAALELWSGQCLDITDLVPELEQKLQAALTGKS; from the coding sequence ATGTCCTCTCCTCCCTCCGTGCGCCGGCTGGCGGTGATCGGCGATCCCATTGCGCATTCGCTTTCGCCGCTGCTGCAGCGCCATTTGATCGAACATTTTGGTTTGCCATTTCGCTATGAGGCGCTGCGCGTCACGGCCGCCCAACTGCCCGGCCTGGTGGCGCGTTTGCGCAACGGCGAGCTGGCCGGCGTGAATGTCACCCTCCCGCACAAGCAGGCGATGGTCCCCCTGCTGGATGATCTGGTCGCACCCGCCCATCGCATCGCCGCGGTCAACACCGTGGTGTGCGAGCGCGGTCTGCTGCTGGGTCACAATACCGATGTGCCGGGCTTCGCCCGCAGCCTGCAAGCCGCCGGCATTGCAGTGCGGCAGGAAACCGTGCTGCTGCTGGGCGCGGGTGGTGCGGCGGCGGCGGTGCTGCTGGCTCTGCTCGAGGCGGGAGTCGATTTGATCTATATCAGCAACCGCGACGCTTCCCGGCCGCAGCGCCTGCTGGCCCGGCTCTCGCCCGCCGGGCAGGCCAAAGTCCGTCTCATCTCCTGGCCGCAACGGTTGGAATTGCTGCAACTGCCGGCGGTCACGCTTGTGATCAATGCCACCAGCGCCGGCATGTGGCCACGGGTGGAAATCTCGCCTGTGCCCGCGGATTTGCTGCATGCCGGTCTCACCGTGGTTGACCTCGTTTACAATCCCGTGACAACCAGGCTGCTGCGCGAGGCACATGCCGCCGGCGCCCGCACCCTTTCCGGGCTGCCAATGTTGATCTATCAGGGCGTGGCGGCACTGGAGTTGTGGAGTGGCCAGTGCCTGGACATCACTGACCTGGTGCCCGAGCTGGAGCAGAAACTGCAGGCTGCGCTCACCGGCAAGTCATGA
- a CDS encoding alpha/beta hydrolase-fold protein, producing the protein MKKLTCFTMALLLTQPVAAQTFQDFLTRVNAAPAAQHEALIDSFLAVHPVLPLREDTLAHFLYRGTASRVTVPGDANGWNPDAFPMTRLAATTLWYFSRVFERDARLDYKFVINNTTWLLDPRNPYRVSGGFGPNSELRMPAYVPPPEIQYDPAIPHGSLHDTTFFSVALNHSRVIRVYTPPDYAATSAHYPVVLFHDGLEYLTLAQANNVIDYLIAHNRIVPILAVFVPPNPARRAEEYAGSLQEQFTAFIVKEVMPWVDRRYRTRREAGSRATLGASNGGNIALWLGCQHPEVFGNIAAHSSNVENNVRAAFENSPRLDLKLYLDMGTYDLNILIARVGNFLPVLQAKGYTYKYLEFHEGHSWGNWRAHIDNALEMFFPGGALAVAGAGNKPADFALQQNYPNPFNPGTTINYHLSRPARVELAIYNLQGGLVQRLVDSLQAAGGHSISWTGLDQNGSALASGVYLYRLQIDGKTAAVRRMLLLR; encoded by the coding sequence ATGAAGAAACTCACCTGCTTCACAATGGCGCTGCTGTTGACGCAGCCTGTTGCGGCCCAAACCTTTCAGGATTTTCTCACGCGTGTCAACGCCGCACCGGCCGCGCAGCACGAGGCGCTGATTGACAGCTTTCTCGCAGTCCATCCCGTGCTGCCGCTGCGGGAGGACACGCTGGCGCATTTTCTCTACCGCGGCACTGCCAGCCGCGTCACTGTGCCCGGCGATGCCAATGGCTGGAATCCCGATGCCTTCCCGATGACCCGGCTGGCGGCAACGACGCTGTGGTATTTCAGCCGTGTCTTCGAACGCGACGCCCGTCTCGATTACAAGTTCGTGATCAACAACACCACCTGGCTGCTCGATCCCCGCAATCCGTACCGCGTGTCCGGCGGTTTCGGGCCCAATTCCGAGCTGCGCATGCCGGCCTATGTGCCGCCACCGGAGATCCAGTACGATCCCGCCATCCCGCACGGCAGTCTGCATGACACCACGTTCTTCAGCGTTGCGCTCAACCACAGCCGTGTGATTCGGGTTTACACGCCGCCGGACTATGCCGCCACCAGCGCGCACTACCCGGTGGTGTTGTTTCACGACGGCCTGGAATATCTCACCCTGGCGCAGGCGAACAATGTGATCGATTATCTCATTGCGCACAACCGCATCGTGCCAATCCTCGCGGTGTTCGTGCCGCCCAATCCCGCCAGACGCGCGGAGGAGTACGCCGGCAGTCTGCAGGAGCAGTTCACGGCCTTCATTGTCAAGGAAGTCATGCCCTGGGTGGATCGCCGCTACCGCACGCGCCGCGAGGCCGGCAGCCGCGCCACGCTGGGTGCTTCCAATGGCGGCAACATTGCGCTCTGGCTGGGCTGCCAGCATCCCGAGGTGTTCGGCAACATCGCGGCGCATTCCAGCAACGTGGAAAACAACGTGCGCGCCGCCTTCGAGAACAGCCCGCGTCTCGATTTGAAGCTCTATCTCGACATGGGCACGTATGATCTGAACATCCTGATCGCGCGTGTCGGCAACTTCCTGCCGGTTTTGCAGGCCAAGGGCTACACCTACAAGTATCTCGAGTTTCATGAGGGCCACAGTTGGGGCAACTGGCGGGCGCACATTGACAATGCGCTGGAGATGTTTTTTCCCGGCGGGGCGCTGGCGGTGGCGGGGGCGGGGAACAAACCGGCGGATTTTGCATTGCAGCAGAACTATCCCAATCCCTTCAATCCCGGCACGACGATCAACTATCATCTCAGCCGGCCGGCGCGGGTGGAGCTCGCGATCTACAATCTGCAGGGCGGGCTGGTGCAGCGTCTGGTGGATTCGCTGCAGGCGGCAGGCGGGCATTCAATCTCTTGGACTGGCCTTGATCAAAACGGCAGTGCGCTGGCCAGCGGTGTTTATCTCTATCGCCTGCAGATCGACGGGAAAACGGCGGCGGTGCGACGCATGCTGTTGCTGCGCTGA